In one Bactrocera tryoni isolate S06 chromosome 5, CSIRO_BtryS06_freeze2, whole genome shotgun sequence genomic region, the following are encoded:
- the LOC120779167 gene encoding glycine-rich cell wall structural protein-like produces MKSNFGIFLAVLVLLAISCANAQGGGGGAGGEAGAGASAGMSIGAGAKGGAGGGADGEGGADGGAGFGAGFSFGAGAGGKGGAGAGGR; encoded by the exons ATGAAGAGCAATTTCGGCATATTTTTGGCGGTACTGGTGCTGCTG GCGATCAGCTGTGCAAACGCCCAAGGTGGCGGCGGCGGTGCTGGTGGTGAGGCCGGCGCCGGGGCGAGCGCTGGCATGAGCATAGGCGCGGGCGCGAAAGGCGGCGCAGGCGGTGGTGCCGATGGCGAAGGTGGCGCTGATGGCGGCGCCGGTTTCGGTGCGGGTTTCAGTTTCGGTGCTGGTGCCGGCGGTAAGGGTGGCGCCGGTGCAGGTGGGCGCTAA